AGCCTGAATACAAAGGCATGATTGTGATGTCGAACCCGGCCTCTTCGGGCACGGGATTCCTGTCGATATCGGCTATTTTGCAAATGATGGGGGAAGAGCAGGGCTGGAAGTATCTCGATGCGCTGCATCAGAACGTAGTTCAATACGTCCACTCTGGCTCCAAGCCTTGCAAGATGGCGGGCGCAGGCGAGTATCCCATCGGCATTTCCTTTGACTATCGGGCTGTGAAGCAGAAAAACGACGGGGAGCTGATTGCTGCGGTATTTCCAACTGAAGGATCGGGGTGGGATATCGAGGCGAATGCGTTGGTAAAGAAGGCGAATATCAAGCCCGGAGCGAAGACGTTCCTAGATTGGGCGATTTCTCCGGAGATTATGGGCGAGTATGCCAAGAACTTTCCGGTGACTGCGGTAAAGACGGATGTACCGATTCCTGAAGGATACCCGGCTGATCCCACCAAGCAACTGATCAAGAATGACTTTAACTGGGCAGCCAAGAACCGGGATGCGATTTTAGCTGAGTGGACAAAGCGCTACGACAGCAAATCGGAGCCTAAGTAGGAACGTGAGTGTGAATGGAGATTGGAACGAAACTGGAGTAAAACTGGAGCAAAACTGGAGCAAAACTGAAACGAAGCTGAGACATGGGCTGGAGTGGGGGCGATCGCCCTTGTTGCTCGGTCAGTAACGCAGTGAAGTAACTCCAGGAATTCGCTCACTGATTCCTACGGAATGTCCAGAGATCACTCAGAGGATGAATCGGTTTCTTTGGCTTGCAGATCGGTTCATCCTCTTTTCCTATTCTGAGCATTTTTCGAGCTTCATTGTGAGCCTTATCTTAATTTTTTAGATTTTTTAGATTTTTTAGAATCATGACTTACTCGCCTGATCCGCCAGCAACGGCTCGTCCAGTTTCTTCAGCCAGTTCATCTGCGTCGGTGAGGATGCCCGTTGCCCACACCGAGGGCGATCGCGCTCTGGAAACGCCTTACCTGCAAATCGAGAATGTTCACAAGCGCTTCGGCAGCTTTGTGGCGCTGCGAGACATTTACCTGGATGTGTATCCGGGGGAGTTTGTCTGCTTGCTGGGGCCGAGCGGCTGCGGCAAGACCACGCTGCTGCGGATTATTGCGGGGCTAGAGCAACAGACCAGCGGGCGTGTGATTCAAGCAGGGCGAGACGTTTCAAGCTTGCCGCCTGCCAAGCGAGACTTTGGCATCGTGTTCCAATCCTACGCGCTGTTTCCCAACCTGACAGCGGCGCAGAACATCGCCTACGGACTGCAAAATGCCAAGATGCCCAAGGCGCAAATTGATGCTCGCGTTGCAGAACTGCTGGAAACCGTTGGCTTAGCGGGATTTGGAGCCAAGTATCCAGCCCAGCTTTCGGGCGGGCAACAGCAGCGGGTGGCGCTGGCGCGGGCGCTGGCCCTGTCTCCCGGACTGCTGCTGCTGGATGAGCCACTGTCGGCGCTGGATGCCCAAGTGCGGGTGCGATTGCGGACAGAGATCGCGCAATTGCAAAAGCGGTTGGGAATTACCACCATTATGGTGACGCACGACCAGGCGGAGGCGCTGGCCATGGCCGATCGCGCCGTGGTGATGGACAAGGGCTACATTGCTCAGGTCGGTACACCCCACAGCATTTATCAGCGCCCCACAACCCCGTTCGTAGCCAACTTCATCGGGGTGATGAACTTTTTGCGGGGCGTGGTAGCTTCTTCTGGACAAGTCCGCTGCGGCAATCTCTTGCTCGATGCACCCCGCAATGAGTTTGACATGAATACGCCAGTGCAGATTGCAATTCGTCCAGAGAATGTAAAAATCCTGCCGCAACAGGATGCCTTTGACAGCAGCCTGCCGAATGTAATTGCGGCGGAGCTAGAGGAAGTAGAGTTTCTGGGGTCTGGCTATCGAATTGGGATGCGACTGGAGGGCGATGCCAAGGATCTGATCACCAGCGAACTGCCCGCTGATGCGGCGGAACTGCTGGATTTGCAGGTGGGGGCAGCACTGGTGGCGCAATTGCCGCCCGACT
The Thermoleptolyngbya sichuanensis A183 DNA segment above includes these coding regions:
- a CDS encoding putative 2-aminoethylphosphonate ABC transporter ATP-binding protein, which produces MTYSPDPPATARPVSSASSSASVRMPVAHTEGDRALETPYLQIENVHKRFGSFVALRDIYLDVYPGEFVCLLGPSGCGKTTLLRIIAGLEQQTSGRVIQAGRDVSSLPPAKRDFGIVFQSYALFPNLTAAQNIAYGLQNAKMPKAQIDARVAELLETVGLAGFGAKYPAQLSGGQQQRVALARALALSPGLLLLDEPLSALDAQVRVRLRTEIAQLQKRLGITTIMVTHDQAEALAMADRAVVMDKGYIAQVGTPHSIYQRPTTPFVANFIGVMNFLRGVVASSGQVRCGNLLLDAPRNEFDMNTPVQIAIRPENVKILPQQDAFDSSLPNVIAAELEEVEFLGSGYRIGMRLEGDAKDLITSELPADAAELLDLQVGAALVAQLPPDCIQVFAQEPVRA
- a CDS encoding putative 2-aminoethylphosphonate ABC transporter substrate-binding protein, with protein sequence MAAFGLVIVVAACTSGPVTTNPGTGTATGSATATGGSETITVYTALEDDQLAEYIPMFEKSHPNIKVNKVRDSTGIITAKLLAEKDNPQADVVWGTAVSSLLVADQQGMLEPYAPAGLEAVQPQFRDDRNPPTWVGIDAWMSAFCANTVELEQKGVPVPTSWADLTKPEYKGMIVMSNPASSGTGFLSISAILQMMGEEQGWKYLDALHQNVVQYVHSGSKPCKMAGAGEYPIGISFDYRAVKQKNDGELIAAVFPTEGSGWDIEANALVKKANIKPGAKTFLDWAISPEIMGEYAKNFPVTAVKTDVPIPEGYPADPTKQLIKNDFNWAAKNRDAILAEWTKRYDSKSEPK